A single window of Rhizobium sp. CCGE531 DNA harbors:
- a CDS encoding glycosyltransferase family 1 protein produces the protein MSQTILYDGLNLSLKKGTGVATYTRSLMSTARALGYQTGVVHGMPGNVPKDPILREVLLFDDTSAGVPGALSATKRWLRRRVAAPFGIKPVPIPLSGTVILKSLQAQLGDSGMVYASNDLFQLARYHFKRYGNNLTMKFEAQPDLLHCTYPMPIAAKKALNVYTIHDLVPLRLPYLTEDDKRYHYKMLRSLVRQADHIVTVSETSRADIIKVLGADEARVSNTYQAVHVPEQLREKPADVIANEIAGIFHLDWKEYFLFFGAFEPKKNISRLVEAYLAAKTSKPLIIVGAPGWKGAETQQLIDDDRFRFYLRAEDRILPQRQIQRFDFVSYPLLISLIRGARAVLFPSLYEGFGLPVLESMQLGTPVLSSTEGSIPEIAGNAALLVDPYNTEEMRKAIVSLDQDDALCASFAKAGPRQAARFSPDRYQQKVSALYDTLFNG, from the coding sequence ATGAGCCAGACGATCCTTTACGATGGCCTCAATCTTTCGCTGAAGAAGGGCACCGGTGTCGCGACCTACACGAGGAGCCTGATGTCGACGGCGCGTGCGCTCGGCTATCAGACCGGGGTCGTCCACGGAATGCCTGGAAACGTTCCGAAGGATCCCATATTGCGGGAAGTGCTGCTGTTTGACGATACCAGCGCCGGTGTGCCAGGCGCGCTTTCCGCGACAAAGCGATGGCTGCGCCGGCGCGTTGCCGCGCCGTTCGGCATCAAGCCGGTTCCGATCCCGCTGAGCGGAACGGTCATTCTGAAGTCGCTGCAGGCGCAGCTCGGCGATTCCGGCATGGTTTACGCCTCCAACGACCTGTTCCAGCTCGCGAGATACCATTTCAAGCGCTACGGCAACAATCTTACCATGAAGTTCGAGGCACAGCCGGATCTCCTGCATTGCACCTATCCCATGCCGATTGCGGCGAAGAAGGCGTTGAACGTCTATACGATCCACGATCTGGTTCCGTTGCGGCTGCCTTATCTGACCGAGGACGACAAGCGCTATCACTACAAGATGCTGCGCTCCCTCGTGCGGCAGGCCGACCATATCGTGACCGTGTCAGAGACCTCGCGCGCCGATATCATCAAGGTTCTCGGCGCCGACGAGGCGCGGGTCAGCAATACCTATCAGGCGGTTCACGTGCCGGAACAGCTTCGCGAGAAGCCGGCCGATGTGATCGCCAACGAGATCGCCGGCATCTTCCATCTGGACTGGAAGGAGTATTTCCTCTTTTTCGGTGCCTTCGAGCCGAAAAAGAACATCTCGCGGCTGGTCGAAGCCTATCTTGCGGCAAAGACGAGCAAGCCACTCATCATCGTCGGCGCTCCGGGATGGAAGGGCGCGGAAACGCAGCAGCTCATCGACGATGATCGGTTCCGCTTCTATCTTCGCGCAGAAGACCGCATCCTGCCGCAACGGCAGATCCAACGTTTCGACTTTGTCTCCTATCCTTTGCTGATAAGCCTGATCAGAGGCGCGCGCGCCGTGCTGTTCCCTTCGCTTTACGAAGGCTTTGGCCTGCCGGTGCTCGAATCGATGCAGCTCGGAACGCCGGTCCTCAGTTCCACGGAGGGATCGATCCCGGAAATCGCCGGAAATGCGGCATTGCTGGTCGATCCGTATAACACCGAGGAGATGCGCAAGGCGATCGTCAGCCTGGATCAGGACGATGCGCTATGCGCCTCGTTTGCCAAGGCCGGCCCGAGGCAGGCGGCACGCTTCTCGCCGGATCGGTATCAGCAGAAAGTGAGCGCGCTTTATGATACCCTCTTCAACGGATAA
- a CDS encoding polysaccharide biosynthesis/export family protein has protein sequence MPPFALVDVVSAAMVRSAARPEASLAAYFGEGARDPGLRIAVGDVVSVSLWEAPPGSLFGTASIASGQQQASGSSVTIPPQTINSDGTISIPYVGRINAVGRTPAIVERAVVSGLAGKAVQPQALVTVQQSASNTVTVTGEVAGGARVALSPAGDRVLDAIAAAGGLRASVNDSVVYLTRGRRTMHLPFTAIVQNPRENIRLRPEDVVTVVREPTTYTILGASGQSGEVPFSAQHLTMANAVARAGGLQDSRADASGIFLFRYEPPDIARRIVAPYNPWLRRGGPVPIVYRFNLKNGSTLLAMQSFEIQPRDIIYVSNAASIDIQKFMGLFQGVTGTALSAASVGIAASTAN, from the coding sequence GTGCCACCATTTGCGCTGGTCGACGTGGTATCGGCGGCAATGGTCAGGAGCGCTGCGCGGCCAGAGGCCAGTCTGGCAGCTTATTTCGGCGAAGGCGCGCGTGATCCCGGCCTGAGGATCGCGGTCGGCGACGTCGTTTCGGTCAGCCTCTGGGAGGCGCCGCCTGGAAGTTTGTTCGGAACGGCATCCATCGCCTCGGGGCAGCAGCAGGCGTCGGGCAGTTCCGTTACGATCCCGCCGCAAACCATCAATAGCGACGGCACGATCAGCATTCCCTATGTCGGACGCATCAATGCGGTCGGCCGGACGCCTGCCATCGTTGAACGAGCCGTGGTCTCCGGCCTTGCCGGCAAGGCGGTGCAGCCGCAAGCGCTGGTGACGGTGCAGCAGAGCGCGTCGAACACGGTCACCGTCACCGGCGAGGTTGCCGGAGGCGCCCGCGTCGCGCTGTCGCCGGCCGGTGATCGGGTGCTCGATGCGATTGCCGCGGCGGGAGGATTGCGTGCCAGCGTCAACGACAGCGTCGTCTATCTGACGCGGGGACGCAGGACGATGCACCTGCCTTTTACCGCAATTGTCCAGAACCCGCGCGAGAATATAAGATTGCGGCCCGAGGACGTGGTTACCGTCGTCCGCGAGCCGACCACCTACACGATCCTTGGCGCATCGGGGCAGAGTGGCGAGGTGCCCTTCAGCGCGCAGCATCTGACCATGGCAAACGCGGTGGCGCGCGCGGGAGGACTTCAGGACTCTCGCGCCGATGCCTCGGGCATCTTCCTCTTCCGTTATGAACCGCCCGACATTGCCCGCCGCATCGTCGCACCGTACAATCCGTGGTTGAGACGCGGTGGACCGGTTCCGATCGTCTACAGGTTCAACCTGAAAAACGGCTCGACACTGCTCGCCATGCAGAGCTTCGAGATCCAGCCGCGCGACATCATCTATGTTTCCAACGCCGCCTCGATCGATATTCAGAAATTCATGGGTCTCTTCCAGGGCGTCACTGGAACCGCATTGTCCGCCGCATCGGTCGGCATAGCCGCATCGACGGCAAACTGA
- a CDS encoding ATP-binding cassette domain-containing protein, which translates to MVGVFDLVKEYEVNGRMRRVLDGVTFKIGRGEKIAVLGHNGAGKSTLVRMIAGIEEPTSGKVVRNMSMSWPIALSGGFGGSMTGFDCMRFLSRIYDKPFDEIRDLVEDFSELGRYLRMPIRTYSSGMRARLAFGMSLAIDFDCYLIDEVLAVGDKRFQLRSFEELFVKRKDRSMIIVGHNLNVIGDLCKSALVLKNGRGRVFDDIETAFRIYSTL; encoded by the coding sequence ATTGTCGGCGTATTTGATCTCGTCAAGGAATATGAAGTGAACGGGCGCATGCGCCGCGTACTTGACGGCGTGACCTTCAAGATCGGCCGCGGTGAAAAGATAGCCGTTCTCGGTCATAACGGAGCGGGAAAATCGACTCTCGTCCGGATGATCGCCGGGATAGAGGAGCCGACATCAGGCAAGGTCGTGCGCAACATGTCGATGTCATGGCCGATCGCGTTGAGCGGCGGCTTCGGCGGCTCGATGACCGGCTTTGACTGCATGCGCTTCCTGTCGCGGATCTACGACAAGCCATTCGACGAAATTCGCGATCTGGTAGAGGATTTCAGCGAGCTTGGACGCTATCTGCGCATGCCCATCAGGACATACTCGTCCGGCATGCGGGCGCGGCTGGCTTTCGGCATGTCGCTTGCCATCGATTTCGACTGTTATCTCATCGACGAGGTGCTTGCCGTCGGCGACAAACGCTTCCAGCTGCGCTCCTTCGAAGAACTTTTCGTCAAGCGCAAGGATCGTTCGATGATCATCGTGGGACATAACCTCAATGTGATCGGCGATTTGTGCAAATCGGCGCTGGTCCTGAAAAATGGCCGAGGCCGCGTTTTCGATGACATAGAAACGGCATTTCGAATCTACTCCACATTGTAG
- a CDS encoding FkbM family methyltransferase, which produces MMSPGLRIALRACLIERDKMSSSPLLHLHELMAFDRHQAEAAILQRVSSAYLGNHTALVRVLGRYKLYIDTRDRGFGSHVLLDGFWEIWLTLFCARNVRRGMTAIDVGANFGYYSLLLAELVGAKGELIAVEPNPHAADFLRRSVELNGLLGRTRIERMALGSEASGEASLYVPHSEPKNALIVAETFLPHPQDGALIKVPVTTLDRLSASCTRVDFIKIDAEGAEEVILEGMGETIARHKPMLVVEFNPARYADARGFLERLAGIYGSLRRLDFSGEAVPITCADLLSKYGIDDSLLVLSRDKPA; this is translated from the coding sequence ATGATGTCGCCTGGCCTGCGGATCGCATTGCGGGCATGCCTGATCGAGAGGGATAAGATGAGTTCTTCGCCGCTGCTGCACCTTCACGAGTTGATGGCCTTCGATCGGCATCAGGCCGAGGCTGCCATCTTACAGCGAGTAAGCAGCGCCTACCTCGGGAACCATACGGCTCTGGTCCGCGTGCTCGGCCGCTACAAGCTCTATATCGATACCCGCGACAGGGGCTTTGGCTCCCACGTCCTTCTGGACGGTTTCTGGGAAATCTGGCTGACCTTGTTCTGCGCGCGCAACGTCAGGCGCGGCATGACCGCGATCGATGTCGGCGCAAACTTCGGCTATTATTCACTTCTCCTGGCTGAGCTCGTCGGAGCCAAGGGCGAGTTGATCGCCGTGGAACCCAACCCGCATGCCGCGGATTTCCTGCGCCGCAGCGTCGAATTGAACGGACTGCTCGGACGGACGCGGATTGAGAGGATGGCGCTCGGCAGCGAGGCATCAGGCGAGGCATCCCTCTATGTTCCCCATAGCGAGCCGAAGAACGCGCTGATCGTCGCGGAGACGTTCCTGCCCCACCCCCAGGATGGCGCCCTCATCAAGGTTCCGGTGACGACGCTCGACCGGTTGAGCGCATCCTGCACCCGCGTCGATTTCATAAAGATCGATGCCGAAGGCGCCGAAGAGGTTATCCTCGAGGGAATGGGCGAGACCATAGCCCGCCACAAGCCGATGCTTGTTGTCGAATTCAATCCCGCCCGCTATGCCGACGCGCGCGGTTTCCTCGAGCGGCTTGCCGGCATCTACGGATCGCTGCGGCGTCTCGACTTCAGTGGCGAAGCCGTCCCCATCACCTGCGCGGACCTGCTGTCGAAATACGGAATCGATGACTCGCTCCTCGTCCTTTCCCGCGACAAGCCGGCCTGA
- a CDS encoding AraC family transcriptional regulator, with protein sequence MLERVVEQCVGTFEVYSRDAITRNLDVLEPNWKWGVPSESSGDYSFKFSKQPVQSTSIISAEHSAGLEAVAKQDAPRVSIVFVLAGELEINHRRMHKSLRIPANNVASISDRAGKRLEIKPRSSWLLFQIPESVIRQHFEELTGKPYVQEFALAPVSFRQGGAQGLYQTLRQAEKDLMTARPAERVMLAKAYSELLLVKLFAKLPHNLSDAFHRGTLENAPRQLLRAEAFMRDNLHNAIMLEDLAHAASCSPRALQRMFKTYRGDTPMGILCNYRLAAAHGVIKGGQAESITDLAMSLQFSNPGRFSVLYKHAYGSSPSSILRFTRERSDNAGTA encoded by the coding sequence ATGTTGGAAAGAGTTGTCGAGCAATGCGTCGGCACTTTTGAGGTATATTCTCGTGATGCAATTACTCGCAATCTCGACGTGCTCGAACCAAACTGGAAATGGGGCGTTCCGTCGGAATCCAGTGGCGATTATTCCTTTAAATTCAGCAAGCAGCCCGTTCAATCGACATCCATCATAAGTGCGGAGCACTCTGCCGGCCTGGAGGCTGTTGCGAAGCAGGATGCGCCGCGTGTCAGCATCGTATTCGTTCTGGCGGGAGAGTTGGAGATCAATCACAGGCGGATGCATAAGTCATTGCGTATCCCCGCCAACAATGTCGCCAGCATCAGCGACCGCGCCGGCAAGCGGCTGGAGATAAAGCCGCGGAGTTCCTGGCTGCTGTTTCAGATCCCGGAATCGGTTATCAGGCAGCACTTCGAGGAATTGACGGGCAAGCCCTATGTGCAGGAATTCGCCTTGGCGCCGGTAAGCTTTCGTCAGGGCGGTGCGCAGGGGCTCTACCAGACCCTCCGCCAGGCCGAAAAAGATCTCATGACCGCGCGTCCGGCCGAAAGGGTGATGCTCGCAAAGGCCTACAGCGAGCTTCTTCTGGTCAAGCTGTTTGCAAAGCTTCCGCACAATCTTTCCGACGCCTTCCATCGCGGCACATTGGAAAATGCGCCACGCCAGCTTCTGAGGGCAGAGGCTTTCATGCGCGACAATCTGCACAATGCGATCATGCTGGAAGATCTTGCCCATGCCGCAAGCTGCAGCCCGCGCGCGCTGCAACGCATGTTCAAGACCTATCGGGGCGACACGCCGATGGGAATTTTGTGCAACTACCGGCTGGCCGCCGCCCACGGTGTCATCAAGGGCGGCCAAGCCGAGAGCATCACCGATCTCGCCATGAGCCTGCAATTTTCCAATCCCGGGCGGTTCTCCGTTCTCTACAAGCATGCCTACGGCTCCAGCCCATCATCGATCCTTCGTTTTACCCGGGAGCGCAGTGACAATGCCGGAACGGCTTAG
- a CDS encoding capsule biosynthesis protein: protein MLLLIVVIPGLLGGGYYAFISADQYVSETQFVVRSPNRNAAGLLSGFLQSTGFVRAQDDSYIVTEFIKSRAAVDALVEKDDLKGIFSRPEADVLNRYPPPWREANSEELFQHYLRFINVHTDSGSGVTTLNVKAFRADDAYRLASALVQHAEELINRLNDRARQDAIRYAQVEVNDSQVRLSDMQKTLTDFRNREALVDPNKQSSAALDMIARLSDDLANSKTRLAALDQQAPRSPQNEALRARVAAMERQISDERARIVGSDGSMAPRIAQYEQLLLEREMAAKMLTSATASLENAKIDAQRQQLYLERIADPNLPDHALYPKRLQSFLLLLAVCFAIFRIVRFFVIQVYEHAAQQ from the coding sequence ATGCTACTGCTGATCGTCGTCATTCCCGGCCTGCTCGGCGGTGGCTATTATGCCTTCATATCTGCCGATCAGTATGTTTCGGAGACGCAGTTCGTCGTTCGCAGCCCTAACAGGAATGCGGCGGGGCTGCTCAGCGGCTTTCTCCAGAGCACCGGCTTCGTTCGTGCGCAGGACGACAGCTATATCGTCACCGAATTCATCAAGTCCCGGGCGGCCGTTGATGCGCTCGTCGAAAAAGATGACCTGAAGGGCATCTTCTCCCGGCCCGAGGCGGACGTTCTCAACCGCTACCCTCCACCCTGGCGCGAGGCCAACAGCGAGGAACTGTTTCAGCATTATCTCCGCTTCATCAACGTTCATACCGATAGCGGCAGCGGCGTGACGACGCTGAATGTAAAGGCATTTCGGGCCGATGACGCCTATCGTCTGGCGAGCGCCCTGGTTCAGCATGCCGAAGAGCTCATCAATCGCTTGAATGATCGTGCCCGACAGGATGCTATCCGTTATGCGCAGGTCGAGGTGAATGACAGCCAGGTGAGGCTGTCCGACATGCAGAAGACTCTGACGGATTTCCGCAATCGCGAGGCCCTTGTCGATCCGAACAAGCAATCATCCGCGGCCCTCGACATGATTGCCCGGCTCTCGGACGATCTGGCCAACAGCAAGACGCGTCTTGCTGCGCTCGACCAGCAGGCCCCTCGGAGCCCGCAGAATGAGGCGCTCAGAGCGCGAGTGGCGGCGATGGAGCGCCAAATCAGCGACGAACGGGCGCGTATCGTCGGCAGCGACGGCTCGATGGCGCCGCGCATCGCCCAATACGAACAGTTGCTGCTGGAGCGGGAAATGGCCGCGAAAATGCTGACCTCCGCTACCGCTTCTCTGGAGAACGCGAAAATCGACGCGCAACGGCAGCAACTCTATCTCGAACGCATCGCCGATCCGAACTTGCCGGACCATGCGCTCTATCCGAAACGCCTTCAGTCATTCCTCCTGCTGCTTGCGGTTTGCTTCGCCATTTTCCGGATCGTGCGCTTCTTCGTCATCCAGGTCTATGAGCATGCGGCACAGCAATGA